A genomic region of Notamacropus eugenii isolate mMacEug1 chromosome 3, mMacEug1.pri_v2, whole genome shotgun sequence contains the following coding sequences:
- the ZNF483 gene encoding zinc finger protein 483 yields MASSGKMMTLSPQILTVYEQDRLQRADAPKERVTILGKEKFNHEASRQNFRCFPYPEKAGPREAANQLWKLCLHWLRPEIHTKEQILELLVLEQFLTILPSEIRIWVKSQHPENIEEVVTLVEYLTQMLEEEALCSQDSVLPQEEDREREGMLTVIPVNRSQASVTFKDVAPDFTWEEWTHLNPVEQALCREVLLETYRNLVFLGLSTTSKPDIISQLENGKVPGMLDSETPKGTCSYWEEAKESVTKWDTFVKESSPGVIMERSTRHCSWYSELEEYDTLVEQQIHQEKLIKQSVVTSEQTSDKERSFERNEFGKNFSLRSILVTQERVPTVKSFNKCDMYGKNIKNDLYLIKYPRIYAGKKPFKYTECEKTFSQISQFNLHQKIHAEEKLYKCNECGKAFTKRANLTRHQKIHSGEKPYKCNECEKTFNKRTNLTQHQKIHSGEKPYKCSICEKAFSIRSHLTQHQRIHSGEKPYKCNECGKAFTQKAHLNKHKHTHTGEKPFKCTECEKAFSLISQLNLHQRIHSGENPYKCSECGKAFPVRSRLAEHQRIHAGEKPYKCNECGKAFTKRSNLNQHQHIHVGEKPFKCSDCTKAFSYISQLILHQRIHSGEKPYKCSECEKAFTKQANLNQHQKIHSGEKPFKCSECGKAFTIRSRLTQHHRIHS; encoded by the exons ATGGCCTCCAGTGGAAAGATGATGACTCTAAGTCCCCAGATCCTGACTGTGTATGAACAAGATAGATTACAGAGAGCAGATGCCCCAAAGGAAAGAGTAACCATTCtaggaaaagagaaatttaacCATGAGGCTTCTCGCCAGAACTTCAGATGttttccatacccagagaaagctGGACCCCGTGAGGCTGCGAACCAGCTTTGGAAACTCTGCCTTCACTGGTTGAGGCCAGAGATTCACACAAAGGAGCAGATTCTGGAGCTCCTGGTGCTGGAGCAATTCCTGACCATCTTGCCCAGTGAGATCAGGATTTGGGTGAAGTCACAGCATCCGGAGAACATTGAGGAGGTGGTCACGTTGGTGGAGTATTTGACCCAGATGCTTGAGGAGGAAG CTCTATGCTCTCAGGAttctgtccttccccaagaggaagacagagaaagagaaggaatgctGACTGTGATCCCAGTAAATAGATCTCAG GCATCagtgacattcaaggatgtggctCCAGATTTTACCTGGGAAGAGTGGACACACTTGAACCCTGTTGAGCAGGCGCTCTGCAGGGAAGTGCTACTGGAAACTTACAGGAACCTagtttttcttg GTCTTTCAACAACCTCCAAACCAGATATTATCTCTCAGTTGGAGAATGGGAAAGTACCAGGGATGCTGGATAGTGAAACCCCAAAAGGTACCTGTTCAT ACTGGGAAGAAGCCAAAGAGTCAGTTACAAAATGGGATACTTTTGTGAAAGAATCATCTCCGGGGGTGATAATGGAAAGATCCACGAGGCATTGCTCTTGGTACTCTGAACTGGAAGAATATGATACATTAGTAGAGCAACAGATCCACCAGGAGAAACTGATAAAGCAATCAGTAGTCACATCTGAACAAACATCAGATAAGGAGAGAAGCTTTGAAAGAAATGAATTTGGGAAGAACTTCAGTCTAAGGTCAATCCTAGTTACACAGGAGAGAGTTCCTACAGTAAAGAGTTTCAATAAGTGTGATATGTatggaaagaatataaaaaatgatTTGTACCTCATTAAATACCCAAGAATCTATGCAGGAAAGAAACCTTTTAAGTATACTGAATGTGAGAAAACCTTCAGCCAGATTTCACAATTTAATCTTCATCAGAAAATTCATGCAGAAGAGAAACTGTataagtgtaatgaatgtggaaaagccttcaccAAGCGGGCAAATCTTACTCGGCATCAAAAaattcattctggagaaaaaccctataaatgtaatgaatgtgagaaaACTTTTAATAAACGGACAAACCTTActcaacatcagaaaattcattctggagagaaaccctataaatgtagTATATGTGAAAAAGCCTTCTCCATCAGATCACAccttactcaacatcagagaattcattctggagagaaaccctataagtgtaatgaatgtgggaaagcttttacTCAGAAGGCACACCTTAATAAACATAAACATACTCATACTGGAGAAAAGCCATTTAAGTGTACTGAATGTGAAAAAGCATTTAGTCTAATTTCACAACTTAATCTTCATCAGAgaattcattctggagagaaTCCCTataaatgtagtgaatgtggtAAAGCCTTCCCTGTCAGATCACGGCTTGCtgaacatcaaagaattcatgcTGGTgaaaaaccttataaatgtaatgagtgtgggaaAGCTTTTACCAAGCGGTCAAACCTTAATCAACACCAGCATATTCATGTTGGGGAGAAACCATTTAAATGTAGTGATTGTACAAAAGCCTTTAGCTATATTTCACAATTAATTCTTCATCAAAgaattcattctggagagaaaccatataaatGTAGTGAATGTGAGAAAGCCTTCACCAAACAGGCAAATCTTAAtcaacatcagaaaattcattctggagaaaaacctttcaaatgtagtgaatgtgggaaagccttcaccATCAGGTCTCGCCTTACTCAGCACCATAGAATTCACTCTTGA